The genomic interval CCAGATAGTATAGAAACCAGAGAGAATGGAGGTTTCTGAACTGTGGAATTTTTGTTTTTTAGAAAAAACACTTATAGTGATGTTTTTAAAGTCAAGTTGGTTAAAGAAAGTAATTCCTCCGTTACAGATTGAGACACAACCGCATGACTTGTGCCCACATTTATGACCGCAGCAGCCATCATTATTTTTTTTGGAATGACTGCCATCTTTCGAGCAGCAATCATTGTCATGATTTTTGGAAGCTTCTTTAGTATAAGAAATCTTTCCAGAAAGTTTTCCACAAGCAAAAGTAGCCATTGGCATCAAGAAGAAACCTAAGGTAATAATTACTATGATGTGGAATCTTTTCATAAGACATGTAAAATCGTAAACAAAGATAATTATAAAAATATCTCTGTTTATAAATGAAATGTTAAAATTGTTATTTTTTCATAGTTTATTTAGAAATGGATTTTTCTTCCCCTGTTTAATAGTCTGCATTGAAGGCAGTACGCTATTGAACAGTAATTATTTTTTTTTGATTTGAACAATCTAAGAGGAAGATTGCTATAAATCAGCAAGGAAAATTTCAGTGTCTGAAATGTTATAAAGCGGAAAAACCGAAAGTTCTTCGGTTTTTCCGCTTTTAGCATTGTTCTGCTTTCTTCTTTTTCATTCGGGAGCGAATCTGATAAAGGTTTTTTTTCATCAAACTGAAAATAGCTTTATGATGTTTTGAATTGTGATTCCTCAAACCACGGCACTGTGCTATTTCCATTTTAGAAAGAGAAACCTCTATAGTTTCGATTGGTTTGTTGTCAATGCGTGCAGAGAAGAGCAGGGAATCTATCTTTTTGAAATACTCATTGGTAAAAACACAGTGTCTCAGGCTGTCGCCTTCGGTCATACCCATTACAATAAAA from Flavobacterium sp. YJ01 carries:
- a CDS encoding PcfJ domain-containing protein, yielding MGMTEGDSLRHCVFTNEYFKKIDSLLFSARIDNKPIETIEVSLSKMEIAQCRGLRNHNSKHHKAIFSLMKKNLYQIRSRMKKKKAEQC